The following are encoded together in the Flammeovirga agarivorans genome:
- a CDS encoding glycosyltransferase family 4 protein, with protein MNQSILLLSLTFGAIISFIVTRILIKQAIKYQIVDKPRADRFHTKTTALMGGIAIVVSFIVVATLLQLLPIAWSVITLLGTIISIYQLFNNRRVRAYISCVTTIIAGVATLFILYGENVFDQKIAWLFTGAMIVFFTGTFDDKSKAMEPKVKLFFQITAGAIAILIVGTANFLPPIISEVFTFFWIIGVINALNLIDNMNGLSPGIAAFTALAFGLFSIVLFNNHDTALLSLALAAVLFGFLPNNFPNAKIFMGDSGSMFLGYILSMLGVMLSWETTSIDISIITPILLLAYPIFDVTFVTINRIRSGRPIYVGGKDHSSHLLVKYGFSPKYAVMMLYGLSIITSFITYYINTLDLGYAATAVSIILSTFIILGFILTKLHDKEYMPSEEKEEVIAGQEIEDITNITNITPNVSKKYNKVQ; from the coding sequence ATGAATCAGTCAATATTATTGCTCAGCCTAACTTTTGGTGCCATTATATCGTTTATTGTCACCAGAATTTTGATTAAGCAAGCAATTAAGTACCAAATAGTAGACAAACCTAGAGCGGATCGTTTTCATACAAAAACAACAGCTTTAATGGGTGGAATTGCTATCGTAGTATCGTTTATCGTTGTGGCAACTTTATTACAACTACTACCAATAGCATGGTCTGTTATAACATTATTAGGCACTATAATCTCTATTTATCAACTATTTAATAATAGAAGAGTTAGAGCTTATATCTCTTGCGTAACTACAATTATTGCAGGAGTAGCCACATTATTTATCCTTTATGGAGAAAATGTATTCGATCAGAAAATAGCTTGGCTCTTTACAGGTGCGATGATTGTTTTCTTCACAGGAACATTTGATGACAAATCAAAAGCAATGGAACCAAAAGTGAAATTGTTTTTCCAAATTACAGCAGGAGCAATAGCTATTTTAATTGTTGGCACTGCCAATTTCTTACCTCCTATAATTAGTGAAGTTTTTACATTTTTCTGGATCATTGGGGTAATTAACGCACTGAACTTGATTGATAACATGAACGGCCTATCTCCAGGTATTGCTGCATTTACAGCACTTGCCTTCGGTCTGTTTTCTATCGTGTTATTCAACAATCACGACACTGCATTACTAAGCCTTGCACTGGCAGCTGTACTGTTTGGTTTTTTACCTAACAACTTCCCTAATGCAAAGATTTTCATGGGAGACTCTGGCAGTATGTTCTTAGGCTATATTTTATCAATGCTTGGAGTAATGCTTTCTTGGGAGACTACTTCTATTGATATTTCAATCATTACACCAATTTTATTATTGGCATATCCGATTTTTGATGTAACATTTGTTACAATTAATAGAATCAGATCAGGAAGACCTATTTATGTTGGAGGAAAAGATCATTCTTCTCACCTGCTAGTGAAATATGGGTTTTCTCCTAAATATGCAGTAATGATGTTGTATGGATTAAGTATTATCACTTCTTTCATTACGTATTACATCAATACACTAGACTTAGGTTATGCAGCAACAGCAGTCTCAATCATCCTATCCACTTTCATCATTTTAGGTTTTATACTCACAAAATTACATGATAAAGAGTACATGCCCAGTGAAGAAAAAGAAGAAGTTATTGCAGGACAAGAAATAGAAGATATTACGAACATTACGAATATCACTCCTAATGTTTCTAAGAAATACAATAAGGTTCAATAA
- a CDS encoding rhodanese-like domain-containing protein — protein sequence MKSITVEELRELQESGADFQLIDVREDYEYDEANLGGLLIPLATVIDEADQIDKDKRVIIHCRSGKRSANAIAALEGMKGYTNLENLEGGILAYIDAFGLDD from the coding sequence ATGAAAAGTATTACTGTAGAAGAACTGAGAGAATTACAAGAATCAGGCGCAGACTTCCAACTAATCGACGTACGTGAAGACTATGAGTACGACGAAGCAAACCTTGGTGGATTACTTATTCCTTTAGCAACTGTTATCGATGAAGCAGATCAAATCGACAAGGATAAAAGAGTAATTATTCACTGTCGTAGTGGCAAGCGTTCTGCTAACGCTATTGCTGCTTTAGAAGGTATGAAAGGCTATACAAACCTAGAAAATCTTGAGGGTGGTATTTTAGCGTATATCGACGCTTTTGGTTTAGATGACTAG
- a CDS encoding RelA/SpoT family protein has protein sequence MKIDLEKERMELLKMYGNLLRKARPFLNDPDDIKQIKKAFLFASDAHKDMRRKSGEPFIYHPVAVATIAAEEIGLGTTSIISALLHDVVEDTDYTLEDIEEHFGEKVALIVNGLTKISGAAQKGGSLQAENFRKMLLTISEDVRVVLIKISDRLHNMRTLISMPKDKQLKVKAETEYIYAPLAHRLGLYNIKSELEDLCLKYSDRNLYDEISRKLKASEEAREHFTNEFKTPLIETMDKQGYKYTIKSRTKSITSIANKMKKQQVPFEEVFDLFAVRIIFDAPRQVEKSTCWHIYSIVTDYYTPNVSRLRDWISVPKSNGYESLHTTVMGHNGHWVEVQIRSKRMDEIAEKGYAAHWKYKEQGEADSEKGIEQWLNEVRSLMENDKVNAVEFLDDFRTSLFNKEVFVFTPNGDLKVFPQGSTVLDFAFDIHTEVGAKCLGAKINGKLVPLSYQLENGDQIEILTANQPKANEGWLKIVRTSRARAKIKSHLKEDHKRVALIGREIIDRKFKHLKIKYDDKVAQQLRDFFSLNSETDLYYQVGEGIIEHKEIKKFKDHLDQTNNVKKKKMVPDSAKEFKKKIKTIREDDDELVIGEDMENVHYSIANCCNPIQGDDIFGFITINNGIKIHRTNCPNSIAMMANYGYRIIKARWASEKESSFISKIAIEGTDRIGLVNDVTRIITSRMKVNIRSISIDTQDGIFKGNIEISVKNLNEFEKVINEISEIEGIIRITRKDS, from the coding sequence ATGAAGATCGACTTAGAAAAAGAGAGGATGGAGCTTTTAAAAATGTACGGTAACTTACTCCGTAAAGCCCGACCTTTTTTAAATGATCCAGACGATATAAAACAAATCAAAAAGGCCTTCCTTTTTGCTTCTGATGCTCATAAAGACATGAGAAGAAAATCTGGTGAGCCTTTCATATATCATCCCGTGGCTGTAGCCACAATTGCCGCAGAAGAAATCGGCTTAGGTACCACTTCAATTATTTCAGCTTTATTACATGACGTAGTAGAAGATACAGACTATACGTTAGAAGATATTGAAGAACATTTTGGCGAAAAGGTAGCCCTTATTGTCAATGGTTTAACTAAAATATCTGGCGCCGCACAAAAAGGCGGTTCACTACAAGCTGAGAACTTCAGAAAAATGTTACTGACAATTTCTGAAGACGTTAGAGTTGTTCTTATTAAAATCTCAGATCGACTACACAATATGCGTACGTTGATCTCGATGCCAAAAGACAAACAACTTAAGGTAAAAGCAGAAACTGAATACATTTATGCTCCCTTAGCACACCGTCTTGGTCTTTATAATATTAAATCTGAATTAGAAGATTTATGTCTAAAATATTCAGATAGAAATTTATATGATGAGATCTCAAGAAAGTTAAAAGCATCTGAAGAAGCTCGCGAACACTTTACGAATGAATTTAAGACTCCACTTATCGAAACTATGGATAAGCAGGGGTATAAATACACGATTAAATCAAGAACTAAATCGATTACTTCTATTGCAAATAAGATGAAAAAGCAACAAGTACCTTTTGAAGAGGTATTTGACTTATTTGCTGTAAGAATTATTTTCGATGCTCCTAGACAAGTCGAGAAATCAACTTGTTGGCATATCTATTCTATTGTCACCGACTACTATACACCCAACGTTAGTAGATTAAGAGACTGGATTAGTGTACCGAAATCCAATGGTTATGAATCATTGCATACTACTGTAATGGGACATAATGGTCACTGGGTAGAAGTACAAATTCGTTCTAAAAGAATGGATGAAATTGCCGAAAAAGGTTACGCAGCACACTGGAAATATAAAGAACAAGGAGAAGCTGATTCAGAAAAGGGTATTGAGCAGTGGCTAAATGAAGTTCGTTCTCTTATGGAGAATGACAAAGTAAATGCCGTAGAATTCCTTGATGATTTCAGAACTAGTTTATTTAATAAAGAAGTCTTTGTATTTACACCAAATGGCGATTTAAAGGTATTCCCTCAAGGTTCTACAGTTCTTGATTTTGCTTTTGATATTCATACTGAGGTTGGAGCAAAATGTCTTGGTGCCAAGATTAATGGTAAGCTAGTACCATTAAGTTATCAGTTAGAAAACGGCGACCAAATAGAAATTTTGACTGCCAACCAGCCTAAAGCTAACGAGGGTTGGTTAAAAATTGTAAGAACTTCTAGAGCTAGAGCAAAAATAAAATCTCACCTAAAAGAAGACCACAAACGTGTAGCGCTTATTGGTAGAGAAATCATTGATAGAAAATTCAAGCACCTTAAAATTAAATACGATGATAAGGTTGCTCAGCAATTAAGAGACTTTTTCAGTCTTAACAGTGAAACTGATTTGTATTATCAGGTTGGCGAAGGCATCATTGAACACAAGGAAATTAAGAAGTTCAAAGATCACCTTGATCAAACTAACAATGTTAAGAAGAAAAAGATGGTTCCTGACTCTGCTAAAGAGTTCAAGAAGAAGATTAAAACGATTAGAGAAGATGACGATGAATTAGTCATTGGTGAGGATATGGAAAATGTCCACTACTCTATTGCTAACTGTTGTAATCCAATTCAAGGGGATGATATCTTTGGTTTTATTACTATTAATAATGGTATTAAAATCCACAGAACAAACTGTCCTAACTCTATCGCTATGATGGCCAATTATGGTTATAGAATCATCAAAGCTAGGTGGGCTTCAGAGAAAGAATCTTCTTTTATTTCAAAAATTGCTATCGAAGGTACAGACAGAATAGGCTTAGTCAATGACGTTACGAGAATTATCACAAGTCGTATGAAAGTAAACATACGTTCGATATCAATAGATACTCAAGATGGAATTTTTAAAGGCAATATTGAGATTTCTGTTAAAAACCTTAATGAGTTCGAAAAGGTAATTAACGAAATCAGTGAAATTGAAGGAATTATAAGAATCACGAGAAAAGATTCCTGA
- the tig gene encoding trigger factor produces MEFKLDKQENSYGLLTVNVAEADFMPEYKSKLKQYAKGANMKGFRKGKVPMSMVEKMYGKQVKMDTFNEAVGKAVDTYLKDNNVKPLFQPMYKGDFITPEQLGAEQTVEFELLLPEFDLNLEGINADTFNLTVTDADVESTITKLKEAYPTKKDAEEAAKDDLVTATFKAVEGEYSKEGAAFELDDKLAEGIAAQFEGKKVGDVVTLDITSMYEDDNRLGLILGTEDKESFVGQFSIEITKITRNHEPELDVDFFNMVIGPDKASNEEEFRAELKKTIAEVNQQAIDNLTNENVRNAIVEATTIALPAELLKKVYKQNNPKATEEEIDENLAKFEEAVKWRAISDKVAEASEVKVEKEDVEAAALVQIKAQFGNFMGDEDERMGEFVQNYLSAENGKYFEQTYEQVYNEKIFAAAKEKVALTSEEVDLAKFEEFLTAKNEQAAK; encoded by the coding sequence TTGGAATTCAAATTAGATAAACAAGAGAACTCATACGGTTTGCTTACAGTAAATGTTGCTGAAGCTGATTTTATGCCTGAGTATAAGAGCAAATTAAAGCAGTACGCTAAAGGTGCTAATATGAAAGGTTTCCGTAAGGGTAAGGTACCAATGTCAATGGTAGAAAAAATGTACGGTAAGCAAGTAAAAATGGATACTTTCAACGAAGCTGTTGGAAAAGCTGTGGATACTTACTTAAAGGATAACAATGTTAAGCCATTGTTCCAACCAATGTACAAAGGTGATTTCATCACTCCAGAACAATTAGGTGCTGAGCAAACTGTAGAATTTGAATTATTACTTCCTGAGTTTGATTTAAACTTAGAAGGGATCAATGCAGATACTTTTAACTTGACTGTTACTGATGCTGATGTTGAAAGTACAATCACTAAGTTAAAAGAAGCTTACCCTACAAAGAAAGATGCTGAAGAAGCTGCAAAAGACGATTTAGTTACTGCAACTTTCAAAGCTGTAGAAGGAGAGTACTCTAAAGAAGGTGCAGCTTTTGAATTAGACGATAAATTAGCTGAAGGTATCGCTGCTCAATTCGAAGGTAAAAAAGTAGGTGATGTAGTTACTTTAGACATCACTTCAATGTATGAGGATGACAACCGTTTAGGTCTTATCTTAGGTACTGAAGATAAAGAGTCTTTCGTAGGTCAATTCTCTATCGAAATCACAAAAATTACTCGTAACCACGAGCCAGAATTAGATGTTGACTTCTTTAACATGGTAATCGGTCCTGATAAAGCTTCTAACGAAGAAGAATTCAGAGCTGAGTTAAAGAAAACAATCGCTGAAGTAAACCAACAAGCAATTGATAACTTAACAAACGAAAACGTTCGTAACGCAATCGTTGAAGCAACTACTATTGCTTTACCTGCTGAGTTATTAAAGAAAGTTTACAAGCAAAACAACCCTAAGGCAACTGAGGAAGAAATCGACGAAAACTTAGCTAAATTCGAAGAAGCAGTAAAATGGAGAGCAATCTCTGATAAAGTTGCTGAAGCTTCAGAAGTAAAAGTTGAGAAAGAAGATGTTGAAGCAGCTGCTTTAGTTCAAATCAAAGCTCAATTCGGTAACTTCATGGGTGATGAGGACGAGCGTATGGGTGAGTTCGTACAAAACTACTTATCAGCTGAAAACGGTAAGTACTTCGAGCAAACTTATGAGCAAGTTTACAACGAGAAAATCTTCGCTGCAGCAAAAGAAAAAGTAGCTCTTACTTCTGAGGAAGTGGATCTTGCTAAATTCGAAGAATTCTTAACAGCAAAAAATGAGCAAGCTGCGAAGTAA
- a CDS encoding trans-sulfuration enzyme family protein has product MSQEEKNFETIAVRQQTQRSHNREHSVPIYATSSFTFEDADHANALFSDEVEGNIYSRYSNPNNDEFIDKLVSLEGAEAGIATSSGMAAMFLSIASFVSQGDHIVASRSLFGSTHQILTQLLPKWGVSHTYVDIHDLEGFDKAVQPNTKMIFIETPSNPALDIIDIEALAKIANKHGVLLNVDNCFATPYLQNPIKLGAHIVTHSATKFIDGQGRVLAGAILGQKETLEKVKFMSRHTGPALSPFHGWILSKSLETLSVRMDRHCESAHTVAKALEEMEEVELVKYPFLPSHPHYELAKKQMRLGGALVSFEVKGGVEAGKKFWNSLKMISKSSNLGDTRTIATHPASTTHSKLSEEERLAVGITPGLIRISVGLEHVDDIIADIKQALKA; this is encoded by the coding sequence ATGAGCCAAGAAGAAAAGAACTTTGAGACCATTGCTGTGAGACAACAAACACAGCGTTCTCACAATAGAGAGCACTCAGTGCCGATTTATGCTACGTCAAGTTTTACTTTTGAGGATGCTGATCATGCAAATGCATTGTTTTCTGATGAAGTAGAAGGTAATATCTATTCTCGTTACTCTAACCCGAATAACGATGAGTTTATTGATAAACTGGTTTCTTTAGAAGGTGCTGAAGCTGGTATTGCTACCTCTTCGGGTATGGCTGCCATGTTTTTAAGTATTGCTTCTTTTGTAAGTCAAGGTGATCATATCGTTGCTTCAAGATCTTTATTCGGCTCAACTCACCAAATTTTAACGCAGTTATTACCAAAGTGGGGAGTATCTCATACATATGTTGATATTCATGATTTAGAAGGTTTTGATAAGGCAGTTCAACCGAACACTAAAATGATCTTTATCGAAACACCATCTAACCCAGCATTAGATATCATTGATATCGAAGCTTTAGCAAAAATTGCTAATAAACATGGTGTTTTACTGAATGTAGATAACTGCTTTGCAACACCTTACTTACAGAATCCAATTAAATTGGGAGCTCATATTGTTACTCACTCGGCAACAAAATTTATTGATGGACAGGGTAGAGTATTAGCTGGAGCAATCTTAGGACAGAAGGAAACGCTCGAAAAGGTGAAATTTATGTCTCGTCATACAGGGCCGGCATTATCTCCTTTCCATGGTTGGATCCTTTCTAAGTCTTTAGAAACGTTATCTGTTCGTATGGACAGACATTGTGAAAGTGCTCATACCGTAGCAAAAGCTTTAGAAGAGATGGAAGAAGTAGAATTGGTGAAATATCCATTCTTACCTTCACATCCGCATTATGAGCTGGCAAAAAAGCAGATGCGTTTAGGTGGTGCTTTAGTATCTTTTGAAGTTAAAGGAGGAGTGGAAGCAGGTAAAAAATTCTGGAATAGCTTAAAAATGATTTCTAAATCTTCTAATTTAGGAGATACAAGAACGATTGCTACGCATCCAGCATCAACAACTCACTCAAAATTATCAGAAGAGGAAAGATTAGCAGTAGGAATTACTCCAGGATTAATCAGAATCTCTGTAGGATTAGAACATGTAGATGATATAATTGCTGATATCAAACAAGCTTTGAAAGCATAA
- a CDS encoding GNAT family N-acetyltransferase: protein MSDSLSVVIFQGTESEFWPAVMQIRKTVFVDEQQIDISLEFDDIEVEAYHLIVLDNGRPAGVCRFFKTEEGYKMGRFAVLKEFRGQGIGNALIQASLSEIEDIAEDGSKIYLHAQTYVTKFYEEEGFNIEGDEFMEDGIPHVLMVQTI from the coding sequence ATGTCAGATTCATTATCAGTAGTCATTTTCCAAGGAACAGAATCAGAGTTCTGGCCTGCAGTTATGCAAATAAGAAAAACTGTTTTTGTTGATGAACAACAAATTGATATTTCATTAGAGTTCGATGATATCGAGGTAGAAGCCTATCATTTAATTGTTTTAGATAATGGCAGACCTGCTGGTGTGTGTAGATTTTTTAAAACGGAGGAAGGCTATAAAATGGGTCGTTTTGCCGTATTAAAAGAATTTAGAGGCCAAGGAATTGGTAATGCATTAATTCAAGCCTCATTATCTGAAATTGAAGATATTGCCGAAGACGGTTCAAAAATTTATTTACATGCACAAACATATGTAACTAAATTTTATGAAGAAGAAGGTTTTAATATAGAAGGAGATGAATTTATGGAAGATGGAATTCCACATGTTTTAATGGTACAAACCATTTAA
- a CDS encoding GAF domain-containing SpoIIE family protein phosphatase — protein sequence MKTGYLDQALSIYQDLSRALTIKSLCRKILDTVNSKTVAERTSIIIKSGDNFILKASQKRNSGDTIFQEGNDYAMDHDLPLSVLHQIKSPKNVIVVDINKVNDKVKAERYIKENNISFLNFIPLWNDDTLIGFLMIEQYQNINTPSEQIKFLQVLAPQIAILLQNAVAIESFKGAEATTVEETPTTPSTSEPQEVQKLDSFALKTIHEIGQIIASTDSIENMTETVFEKINTVLDAQTLDIGLVNNERHRLEFPGTYEDGERLPFNYCKLDEENRLATICLKGNKTIHINDFDNEILSIIPDYNLNAPKRVGKKVNSIIYATIQYKGKPVGVFTVQTEKLNAYSKQDRLLIEGISSYIGIAIDNLNLNKEKQNQNIRSQEQEEELTQAYTTLKNLGEIGQDITSNLSIERIADTAYESLNSMIDAPLFSMGIYNKARGVLDISTNIENGEKLPPKTIRLTDNNKLSVICFKTLKEIIINDFISEYNQHVPNTELPTQDSSKLPQSLIYIPLIGKEGTLGFITIQNYQSNSFDERALNLMRNIAIYIGIALDNALTYEGLEEIVADRTAELQKQKQEVEANRDQIEQSYKNVQLLSEIGLSLSSSLSTESIIKTVYENVQTLIGGDAFGLGIYNHRKQQIEFRGAMEKGKELPDFIHSMSDDTRLSSICLKRNEEIVINDITKEIYQYLDSQDEVPTVGEMPQSIIYIPMRAEDKLIGVISLQSFKKNAYTELHVDLLRNIAIISAIAIDKAGTYEKIERQKEELQVTSQKVTESIRYAKQIQSSILPNRTLIRQLLPDSFIFHKPKDIVSGDFFWFFEHDSRVYIATVDCNSNGVPGAMMSIIGTSLFREIVEIQGVVCPGEILKAMNERIVSHLNQNHSENTDALDVSLVVMDKSKKTLEFAGANTSMAKIKDGKFFLIKGMPICIGGEYNEEKFNEIEYKKHTFDLTEDATYYLFTDGYQKQVGGEEKVEFGKENFLKLLFSNHKEEKSKQRTAIRRAFNDWMEHELVQTDDVLVLGFNPTLS from the coding sequence ATGAAAACAGGATACCTAGACCAAGCTTTATCGATATACCAAGATCTTTCGAGAGCTTTAACGATCAAAAGCCTTTGCCGCAAAATCTTAGATACTGTCAATTCGAAAACAGTTGCCGAAAGAACCTCGATTATTATTAAGTCTGGGGATAACTTTATATTGAAAGCATCTCAGAAGAGAAATAGTGGTGACACAATATTCCAAGAAGGAAATGATTATGCAATGGACCATGATTTACCATTGAGTGTATTGCATCAGATTAAATCTCCTAAGAATGTTATTGTCGTTGATATTAACAAGGTAAACGATAAAGTAAAAGCTGAAAGGTATATCAAAGAGAATAATATCTCTTTCCTTAACTTTATTCCATTATGGAATGATGATACTCTTATTGGCTTTTTGATGATTGAACAATATCAGAACATCAATACGCCATCTGAACAAATTAAGTTTTTACAGGTCTTGGCTCCTCAAATTGCTATCTTATTACAAAATGCTGTAGCAATTGAAAGTTTTAAAGGTGCAGAAGCTACCACTGTTGAAGAAACTCCTACAACACCAAGTACTTCTGAACCACAAGAAGTACAAAAACTAGACAGTTTCGCATTAAAAACAATACATGAAATCGGTCAGATTATCGCATCTACCGATAGTATTGAGAATATGACTGAAACTGTATTTGAAAAGATAAACACAGTTTTAGATGCCCAAACTCTAGATATCGGACTTGTAAACAATGAACGTCACCGTTTAGAGTTTCCTGGTACCTATGAGGATGGTGAACGTCTTCCTTTCAACTATTGCAAATTGGACGAAGAAAACCGTTTGGCTACAATTTGTTTGAAAGGGAATAAAACAATCCATATCAACGATTTTGATAATGAGATCCTTTCTATCATTCCAGATTATAACCTAAACGCTCCAAAACGTGTAGGTAAGAAAGTAAACTCTATCATTTATGCGACAATTCAGTATAAAGGTAAACCTGTAGGTGTATTTACAGTACAAACTGAAAAGTTAAATGCATATTCTAAACAGGATCGTTTACTTATCGAAGGTATTAGTTCGTATATCGGAATTGCCATTGATAACCTAAACCTGAATAAAGAAAAGCAAAATCAAAATATTCGTAGTCAAGAGCAAGAGGAAGAATTAACTCAAGCGTATACTACACTTAAAAACCTTGGTGAGATTGGACAGGACATTACTTCCAACCTTTCCATTGAAAGAATTGCAGATACTGCATACGAAAGTTTAAATTCAATGATTGATGCTCCATTATTCTCAATGGGTATCTATAATAAAGCAAGAGGAGTTCTTGATATCTCAACGAATATTGAAAATGGAGAAAAATTACCTCCTAAAACCATTCGTTTAACTGATAATAATAAGCTTTCAGTGATTTGTTTTAAAACATTGAAAGAAATTATCATCAATGACTTTATTTCTGAGTATAATCAACATGTACCAAATACAGAGCTACCTACTCAGGATTCCTCTAAACTACCACAATCATTAATTTATATTCCTCTAATTGGTAAAGAAGGTACTTTAGGATTTATTACAATCCAGAACTACCAATCAAATTCATTTGATGAAAGAGCGTTAAACTTAATGAGAAACATTGCCATATATATTGGTATTGCCTTGGATAACGCCCTGACTTATGAAGGATTAGAGGAAATTGTAGCTGACCGTACTGCTGAACTACAAAAGCAAAAGCAAGAGGTCGAAGCCAATAGAGACCAAATTGAGCAATCTTATAAAAACGTACAGTTATTATCAGAAATTGGTCTTTCGCTTTCATCAAGTTTAAGTACAGAAAGTATTATCAAAACAGTATATGAAAATGTTCAGACACTGATTGGAGGTGATGCTTTCGGTTTAGGTATATACAATCACAGAAAACAGCAAATTGAATTTAGAGGTGCAATGGAAAAAGGTAAAGAGCTACCTGATTTTATTCACTCTATGTCTGATGATACTCGTTTATCTTCTATCTGTCTGAAAAGAAATGAAGAGATTGTTATCAATGATATCACTAAAGAAATCTATCAATATTTAGATTCTCAAGATGAAGTACCTACTGTAGGTGAAATGCCTCAATCAATTATCTATATTCCTATGAGAGCCGAGGATAAATTGATTGGTGTAATTAGTTTGCAAAGTTTCAAAAAGAATGCATATACAGAACTTCATGTAGATTTACTTCGAAACATTGCCATTATCTCAGCAATTGCCATTGATAAAGCAGGAACGTATGAGAAAATCGAACGTCAAAAAGAAGAATTACAAGTAACTTCACAAAAAGTAACTGAATCTATACGTTATGCGAAGCAGATTCAAAGTTCAATTCTTCCTAACCGTACATTAATACGTCAGTTATTACCGGATTCGTTTATTTTCCATAAACCTAAAGATATTGTATCTGGTGATTTCTTCTGGTTCTTTGAGCATGATTCAAGAGTATATATTGCAACTGTTGACTGTAATAGTAATGGAGTACCAGGAGCCATGATGAGTATCATTGGTACATCGTTATTTAGAGAAATCGTAGAGATCCAAGGCGTTGTTTGTCCTGGTGAGATTCTTAAAGCGATGAACGAGCGTATTGTATCACACTTGAACCAAAACCACTCTGAAAACACTGATGCTTTAGATGTTTCTCTTGTAGTAATGGATAAGAGCAAGAAAACTTTAGAGTTTGCTGGTGCTAACACCTCAATGGCTAAAATTAAGGATGGTAAATTCTTCCTTATCAAAGGTATGCCTATTTGCATTGGTGGTGAATACAATGAAGAAAAATTCAATGAGATTGAATATAAGAAACATACATTCGACTTAACTGAAGATGCTACTTATTACCTATTCACAGATGGTTACCAAAAACAAGTAGGTGGTGAAGAGAAAGTAGAATTCGGTAAGGAGAACTTCTTAAAGTTATTATTCAGTAATCATAAAGAAGAAAAATCTAAGCAAAGAACAGCTATTCGTCGTGCCTTTAACGACTGGATGGAACATGAGTTGGTTCAAACTGATGATGTTTTAGTACTAGGTTTTAATCCAACATTGAGCTAA
- a CDS encoding OsmC family protein, which produces MKIELQRVNEGVRFEATSEEGNTLHIDAGKGKMDGMGEGSAFSPMQLVLTGVAGCAVFDLIHILKKQRQEIKDVKISIDGDRKDAVPAPFEKVHVHFKLFGNVDEAKAKRAVGLAVEKYCSVAEMVKSTATITHSFEVIAE; this is translated from the coding sequence ATGAAAATTGAATTACAAAGAGTGAATGAAGGTGTGCGTTTCGAAGCAACTTCTGAAGAAGGGAATACATTACATATTGATGCAGGTAAAGGAAAAATGGATGGTATGGGTGAAGGTTCTGCTTTTTCTCCAATGCAATTAGTTTTAACTGGAGTAGCAGGATGTGCAGTTTTCGACCTTATTCATATCTTAAAAAAACAACGTCAGGAAATTAAAGATGTGAAAATTTCTATTGATGGCGATCGTAAAGATGCTGTTCCTGCTCCTTTCGAAAAAGTACATGTTCATTTCAAGTTATTTGGTAATGTGGATGAAGCAAAAGCAAAGAGAGCAGTTGGTTTAGCAGTAGAAAAGTATTGTTCTGTTGCAGAAATGGTAAAATCTACAGCAACTATTACTCACTCTTTTGAGGTGATAGCAGAATAG